The Aedes aegypti strain LVP_AGWG chromosome 3, AaegL5.0 Primary Assembly, whole genome shotgun sequence genome contains a region encoding:
- the LOC110679665 gene encoding putative ATP synthase subunit f, mitochondrial — protein MIFGDYPAEYNPKTHGPYDPVRYYGKPDTPGEVDRIGCLVNVGGMVLFYAKMKQRRNYKYHKTKAPGSRAVRSE, from the exons ATGATTTTCGGTGATTATCCGGCGGAGTACAACCCGAAGACCCACGGACCTTACGATCCTGTCCGTTACTACGGCAAGCCGGATACGCCAGGTGAAGTTGATCGAATTGGGTGCTTG GTCAACGTCGGCGGAATGGTGTTATTCTATGCCAAAATGAAGCAGCGCAGGAACTACAAGTACCACAAAACGAAGGCCCCTGGAAGCAGGGCAGTGAGAAGCGAATGA